ttttattgcttaaatcgcattttctcggcgagctgagcactttttctgaattgtgccgctcccgtcactctggttaggttggcatcgaaaaaaacgctctcgggtgctctagagtgccgagtttattactgcgcattaagaaatgaccacctccaacgtttggtttatgttttataagcatttttaattttattgcttaaatcgcattttctcggcgagctgagcactttttctgaattgtgccgctcccgtcactctggttaggttggcatcgaaaaaaacgctctcgggtgctttagagtgccgagtttattactgcgcattaagaaatgaccacctccaacgtttggtttatgttttataagcatttttaattttattgcttaaatcgcattttctcggcgagctgagcactttttctgaattgtgccgctcccgtcactctggttaggttggcatcgaaaaaaacgctctcgggtgctttacacagcaaaaactggagtgttgaatcaactcccacagagtcaattttaacactttttgcgggtttatatagctccacactctacagagttaaattaacactttcaaaatagttaattatttaacactgtacctagagttactttttaactccctagactgggttgaattaacactatatcgagttacattaacactatatcagagttactttttaactccctagactgggttgaattaacactatatcgagttacattaacactatatcagagttcctttttaactccctaaactgtgttaaattaacactatatcgagttacattaacactatatcagagttcctttttaactccctaaactgtgttaaattaacactatatcgagttacattaacactatatcagagttcctttttaactctctaaactgggttaaattaacactatcgatttacattatatcaaagctcctttttaacttcctaaattgggttaaattgacactacatagttaaaaaaaaaaaacagtacaatacaaccattaaaatgacaattccaagaaaaatgcattttcaaaaacacaatttattttaacttttcccccaatgcagtcagttaaaacatgagggtaaaactttgaaggcatggtggtgttcaacaaacatctctgtaaatagcttttttgtcaaaaaataaacgtcatcttcaaccagaagtacatcatctatttgacaaaagactggcatgtcttcctccatggaactgcaaacaacaagtccacctttgtactcaacaccatcgactttaacccaactttaaaaagaaaaagaaatacacagaatgaacgaacaattgaagtccagtaacataaaatcaatcggtctttattaatcacaagactattgaactgtaattgcttataacaaattctatcgaacaaaactcacttggtgcctcatcaagttcacttcctggagactctgcggcctgcagcattcggcgcagctcaggtgttggggtgagccgcttggcctctttgatgacgttatctctgaagaacggatcccatttctggagcagcaggttggaaacctcctcttcaaacaggagtgtgaagtcttgattcatctataagaaagcaaatgtactactaccacattcagcacatttcaaggcattctaaaaatcccatttcatacttaccaatccctttgtatccaggaatcttgggaagatggagaagatatcttgagttttgtctgagtcgtggatgagtttttggcgattctgaaaggtctctctcatcttcagaaaaattacggaactgtctgttgtatggttgagcaaggagatggcttcctggtatgcatccccatcaagctgctggtcaacaacaatggacctgcgcacatttgggcctcctgaaaaaaagcacacaattctttcaagaaaaaaaacaagaaacaccctagatgaagttgtaagaaagaaagaaaaatgaggggtacttagagaaagaaagacagttgcgtagagagagagatagagagatagatagagagatagatagagagatagatagatagatagatagatagatagatagatagatagatagatagatagatagatagatagatagatagatagatagatagatagatagatagatagatagatagatagactgacctcctcctggggaaaagccagtggggctacttgtagatgcatgtcctcttcgaatctttctctgaatcgttttcagacgccaagaaatgtatccggtgctgcttgcagcatcatagaaatgttcctaaaatggaaatacattcaaaattaatgtgatgtcaacctcataagctactgtgaaatttcagaatctaaatgttactgtaatgtagacaaaacatgaaaattatgtaaacagatagtacaataataatgactatacatagcctttcttggagtatgggtctttgagggacgggaacactgtcactatcccaagagcgtactcttctcgaacagctttgctggggagttgcctgagaaaagatcaaattagcattaatacaagggccaagtagttaacttgttaataaaaaaaggatagtacagacaaatagaacacacatacccgtgtttatcaatcatgtgtgccactattatattgaccaactttcttctggtagcatctgttagagtttttgttgtgtgatactcttggaggacctcttcaccacctgagctggtaccaaggacatcttcaatcaactttgaaaaagaagcaaaaaaacaaatgtgataaactgcctttctagagtttaaggatgacaaatgttgattttaagaaacctgtgagtacttagcacaacctttctagcagatgctgcagtaagtgggccctcaagtcttagtttcttcctaggaacctcatctaggagtatagttgatgtacttgcacatgaactgaagcttgaatcagaataatcggatggagaggacaaggagcaatcggaaaattctaaaaaaaaaaaaaaaaaaaaaaaagaaggggggtggggtgtttatttgcagtatacaaaaagtcatagaagatttttgatctaaccaagccaacggcacaccatagactcaactcatttaatcaattgattctcagtcttgataggcaattcagaaatattttcagaaattgttttaaaggcatgaattagattaatcaaaaatacatttggtattcatattggatttatgtcagttaaaatgacatttaaaccatttaataaaagtcaggctgaatgtccctgttgtgtaaccacaaagaatgatattgaatatttgatccacctttaagtgtattaaatgacttaattctgaaaacattaaattgaaattgtttactgtatttctgtacttataaatttgcattagtgttttacacattgcattatgtaatttacccctttacatttctcaccgtcatttgagaaaactgatagagtcacattgccttggctgacaaggtcactgaaaatgtcctcatcaacttctgtccctgttgcatctttgtacactaattttgcgtcaggtggcaggcaaaatctctcgatgactggaaaagacaagatacatctgagtggacctttaagatagcactgatcttgcctcatttcacattcaataatttaatccaccactgtaaacaaattcagagataatcccctgcataaaatacattcccttttcagtccaaatcttaaaagaaaggggcgttgttctgccctttatatcaaaccaagcataagtaaaacaaaaacaaacctttgtcatggaactgcacaaaatcaaaacatccatcaacctcatccaacttcacatacttctgctgttggcaataccgaacctggatcaacatttttctgagacatgcaacaacaaacaaatgtcagtaaacacttaacatgcaagaaacaattatttaacactcacataaacgttgtgtatcatgcaagaaattgtttcattattaatttcactgcatgtctaagattaaacacattcagcagctgctgggaggctgttaaaacatgccacagcaggcccagtggaaacgctctcattgatgaacgtggcagcgactagctgtagtgactgcagcacatgctaccgtaattaacatttacatttgaggcaaaactgatttattaaaacattcccctctgttaaaagctggttttcagcgaccaaacaaacacaacacagcaccagtaaagttgaccctttatagtctgactgcccactacattacctacattacccattaatcagagttattaaccacacctgtatgatcagagcctcggacactcgtctcggtgcagtggcacagggagtctgccacacaggcacccaactgcaattgtttaggctaattatttcactctagccgtggctcctacgcaaagtgcggggtttattgcatgaattaactcctcacttcgtgttggagccaaagttcatcctgtcggggcttatttctccataacaacctctgaactgtttatcccttacttattctagagggttatggttaggattagggttaaggttagattaatggacgcagaaattaacaagtgtatggtcggagaaatgggaagagggagtattgggcagtcggactgatgccatgcatgcacccgccatgaacttcaagttagctttttaacatgtgctaacgttagccccaaactatattcgacagttaaatatgaagccttgtttatacaacctctcaagcacgcgtgagacttggtaaaatgcaaaggataacataggaaaccgtttttttattaatgtttattttttagcaagtggtaacgttagtggtgaagttaacattgcattaaaaaaaaatccaaacgttcgctgtccagtgccaaccacaaaaaatgcttagcaaagttacataaatattctcagcagacgtttaattcaatgttattgttcctacaagtttgattttgtagcttacctcgtgtaaaagtccaactccgcatccattcctgattccagcagcgaaataaacgacggttgaccacgccacgcacaggagactattgattgatgcacgggttcaccctgctgaaagcccaggggcataacacatggggttacctggactgaagcccaggggcctatcaagcaagttaactcggccgagatgcactttacatctctacagagttgatttgcttaggttggaataactctgttaaataactccaacactgaacaccattttaatcagaatgtgttaaaatgacactttgagagttgaaatcaactctgacatgtttaaccctgaaatttcaacactccagtttttgctgtgtagagtgccgagttattcactgcgcatgaagaaatgaccacctccaacgtttggtttatgttttataagcatttttaattttattgcttaaatcgcattttctcggcgagctgagcactttttctgaattgtgccgctcccgtcactctggttaggttggcatcgaaaaaaacgctctcgggtgctttagagtgccgagtttatcactgcgcatgaagaaatgacc
This genomic interval from Syngnathus typhle isolate RoL2023-S1 ecotype Sweden unplaced genomic scaffold, RoL_Styp_1.0 HiC_scaffold_59, whole genome shotgun sequence contains the following:
- the LOC133148321 gene encoding uncharacterized protein LOC133148321 isoform X2 — protein: MPLGFQQGEPVHQSIVSCAWRGQPSFISLLESGMDAELDFYTRKMLIQVRYCQQQKYVKLDEVDGCFDFVQFHDKEFSDCSLSSPSDYSDSSFSSCASTSTILLDEVPRKKLRLEGPLTAASARKLIEDVLGTSSGGEEVLQEYHTTKTLTDATRRKLVNIIVAHMIDKHGQLPSKAVREEYALGIVTVFPSLKDPYSKKGYEHFYDAASSTGYISWRLKTIQRKIRRGHASTSSPTGFSPGGGGPNVRRSIVVDQQLDGDAYQEAISLLNHTTDSSVIFLKMRETFQNRQKLIHDSDKTQDIFSIFPRFLDTKGLMNQDFTLLFEEEVSNLLLQKWDPFFRDNVIKEAKRLTPTPELRRMLQAAESPGSELDEAPIGLKSMVLSTKVDLLFAVPWRKTCQSFVK
- the LOC133148321 gene encoding uncharacterized protein LOC133148321 isoform X1, translating into MPLGFQQGEPVHQSIVSCAWRGQPSFISLLESGMDAELDFYTRKMLIQVRYCQQQKYVKLDEVDGCFDFVQFHDKVIERFCLPPDAKLVYKDATGTEVDEDIFSDLVSQGNVTLSVFSNDEFSDCSLSSPSDYSDSSFSSCASTSTILLDEVPRKKLRLEGPLTAASARKLIEDVLGTSSGGEEVLQEYHTTKTLTDATRRKLVNIIVAHMIDKHGQLPSKAVREEYALGIVTVFPSLKDPYSKKGYEHFYDAASSTGYISWRLKTIQRKIRRGHASTSSPTGFSPGGGGPNVRRSIVVDQQLDGDAYQEAISLLNHTTDSSVIFLKMRETFQNRQKLIHDSDKTQDIFSIFPRFLDTKGLMNQDFTLLFEEEVSNLLLQKWDPFFRDNVIKEAKRLTPTPELRRMLQAAESPGSELDEAPIGLKSMVLSTKVDLLFAVPWRKTCQSFVK
- the LOC133148321 gene encoding uncharacterized protein LOC133148321 isoform X3, whose translation is MRSWTFTRVIERFCLPPDAKLVYKDATGTEVDEDIFSDLVSQGNVTLSVFSNDEFSDCSLSSPSDYSDSSFSSCASTSTILLDEVPRKKLRLEGPLTAASARKLIEDVLGTSSGGEEVLQEYHTTKTLTDATRRKLVNIIVAHMIDKHGQLPSKAVREEYALGIVTVFPSLKDPYSKKGYEHFYDAASSTGYISWRLKTIQRKIRRGHASTSSPTGFSPGGGGPNVRRSIVVDQQLDGDAYQEAISLLNHTTDSSVIFLKMRETFQNRQKLIHDSDKTQDIFSIFPRFLDTKGLMNQDFTLLFEEEVSNLLLQKWDPFFRDNVIKEAKRLTPTPELRRMLQAAESPGSELDEAPIGLKSMVLSTKVDLLFAVPWRKTCQSFVK